One Fuerstiella marisgermanici DNA window includes the following coding sequences:
- a CDS encoding squalene--hopene cyclase, with protein MRQPRHTIPVLFLAIAAAVASSAVARDPQLRFGTGVPPDVEMIYERGLSWLAESQGEAGNWGTQAASHGHGSGGAGITGMCIMSFMASGEDPNFGKYSEHIRRAVRNIITAQSASTGYLGNSMYHHGFGMLGLAEVYGALDEDTLWTGADTSKKRSIGEALELAVRCAVTSQKNNQWGGWRYSPESRDADTSVSGAIMVGLIAARNAGMKVPDECIDKGLDYFKKMTSTRGGVGYSGGVGGLGGSKNLQAISSLVFAIGRRKEAAEYKAVAKQVVGNIQHQEGSYPFYFRYYMAQALFQGDFDAWNKWNTKTIRQLKDMQADDGSFSSSHGPVYGTAMSMLALALNYRFLPIYER; from the coding sequence ATGCGACAACCACGGCACACTATTCCAGTTCTGTTTCTTGCCATTGCTGCGGCTGTGGCTTCTTCTGCCGTCGCTCGGGACCCGCAGCTCCGCTTTGGAACCGGTGTTCCGCCTGATGTTGAAATGATTTATGAACGTGGCTTGTCGTGGCTGGCGGAAAGTCAGGGCGAAGCCGGCAACTGGGGCACTCAAGCAGCCAGTCATGGGCACGGTTCCGGCGGAGCAGGTATAACCGGAATGTGCATCATGTCGTTCATGGCCAGCGGCGAAGACCCGAATTTCGGGAAGTACAGCGAACACATTCGCAGAGCTGTCCGCAATATCATAACCGCTCAAAGTGCCAGCACGGGATACCTTGGCAACAGCATGTACCATCACGGATTCGGCATGTTGGGCCTTGCCGAAGTGTATGGCGCATTGGATGAAGACACTCTGTGGACGGGAGCGGACACCAGCAAGAAACGCAGCATCGGTGAAGCTCTGGAACTGGCCGTGCGTTGCGCGGTGACGTCGCAAAAGAATAATCAATGGGGCGGCTGGAGATATTCGCCCGAATCCCGTGACGCCGACACATCAGTTTCCGGTGCGATCATGGTCGGCCTGATTGCGGCTCGCAACGCAGGCATGAAAGTGCCGGACGAATGCATCGATAAAGGTCTGGACTACTTCAAAAAGATGACCTCCACTCGCGGCGGAGTCGGCTATTCCGGCGGCGTTGGCGGGCTGGGTGGTTCGAAAAACCTTCAGGCCATTTCGTCGCTGGTTTTCGCAATCGGTCGGCGTAAAGAAGCGGCCGAATACAAGGCCGTGGCGAAACAAGTCGTGGGCAACATCCAACATCAGGAAGGTTCTTACCCGTTCTATTTTCGGTACTATATGGCTCAGGCCTTGTTTCAGGGCGACTTCGATGCGTGGAACAAGTGGAACACGAAAACGATTCGCCAGTTAAAAGACATGCAGGCCGACGACGGCAGTTTTTCGTCGAGCCACGGACCTGTGTACGGCACGGCAATGTCGATGCTGGCGTTGGCTTTAAACTATCGCTTCCTGCCGATCTACGAACGTTAG
- a CDS encoding AAA family ATPase encodes MSSITETIPEMHSDDVAAIDELRDVHQKLKAELAKIIVGQDTVIEQLAICLFARGHSLLMGVPGLAKTLLISRLAETMSLSFSRIQFTPDLMPMDITGTDILQETAEGRREFEFVKGPVFANIVLADEINRAPSKTQAAMLEAMQEHRVTVVGRPYTLEPPFFVLATQNPVEQEGTYPLPEAQLDRFMFLITVDYPSRLEEIEIARTTTGGTLPQLDHILDGPSVIRFQELVRRVPVPKHIYEFAVDLVRRTRPKVDESPEWLKPLVSWGAGPRAVQYLVLGAKARAALTGSYMVRLEDVIEVAQPVLSHRVLTTFNAESEGITSIDIVKRLVDELNAETLG; translated from the coding sequence ATGTCGTCCATCACCGAAACCATCCCCGAAATGCATTCTGACGACGTCGCCGCAATCGACGAACTTCGTGATGTGCATCAAAAGCTGAAGGCCGAACTGGCCAAGATCATCGTCGGACAGGACACCGTCATCGAACAACTGGCTATCTGCCTGTTCGCACGCGGACATTCACTGCTGATGGGTGTGCCTGGTCTGGCGAAGACACTATTGATCAGTCGACTGGCAGAAACTATGTCGCTTAGCTTCAGCCGCATTCAGTTCACTCCCGACCTGATGCCGATGGACATCACCGGCACCGACATTCTGCAGGAAACAGCCGAAGGGCGCCGCGAGTTTGAATTCGTCAAAGGCCCGGTCTTCGCCAACATTGTACTGGCCGACGAAATCAACCGAGCTCCCTCGAAAACTCAGGCCGCCATGTTGGAAGCGATGCAGGAACACCGCGTGACAGTCGTAGGTCGACCATACACGCTGGAGCCGCCGTTCTTTGTACTGGCGACTCAAAACCCAGTCGAACAGGAAGGCACGTACCCGCTTCCCGAAGCTCAGCTTGACCGCTTCATGTTTCTGATCACCGTCGATTATCCGTCGCGGCTGGAAGAGATCGAGATCGCTCGCACAACCACCGGCGGAACATTGCCGCAACTGGACCACATTTTGGATGGTCCGTCCGTGATTCGGTTTCAGGAACTTGTCCGTCGCGTCCCCGTGCCGAAGCATATCTACGAATTCGCCGTCGACCTCGTCCGCCGCACTCGGCCAAAGGTCGATGAATCGCCAGAGTGGTTGAAGCCGCTGGTTTCGTGGGGAGCTGGTCCGCGAGCCGTCCAGTATCTTGTGCTTGGTGCCAAAGCTCGAGCGGCCCTGACCGGCAGCTATATGGTGCGACTGGAAGACGTCATCGAAGTCGCTCAGCCGGTTCTTAGCCATCGAGTCCTCACCACCTTCAACGCCGAATCTGAAGGCATTACCAGCATCGACATCGTGAAGCGGTTGGTGGATGAATTGAATGCGGAGACGCTGGGTTAG
- a CDS encoding DUF58 domain-containing protein: protein MRNFIDPAVVARLAGLAMDARTPMIGSVSGRHRSPTRGSSLEFSEYRKYVPGDDTRRLDWRAWGRSDRFYIKEYEADTNLRLCLIVDVSGSMNFGINGSQEAGKTKLDYARSLAGTLAYLAAGQGDSVGLYCAGEKFKREIRPKRSAAHLKFVLDELGDMKAEGETGLPAALHQAAEKIAQRALVVIISDMFVDPEELRSCFQHLRFRKHDVAVFHLLEQSEIDFEFDRPVKFVDLEGAAPMLVDPTTIAKQYRAAVQTYLADLKKIVRDSAVDYHRVSIEENYAEVLARFLLARKK from the coding sequence ATGCGAAACTTCATCGATCCCGCCGTCGTCGCTCGCCTTGCCGGCCTTGCTATGGACGCGCGCACGCCAATGATCGGCAGCGTGTCGGGCCGCCATCGCAGCCCGACTCGTGGCTCGAGTCTCGAATTTTCTGAATACCGCAAGTACGTCCCCGGCGACGACACGCGCCGCCTTGACTGGCGAGCCTGGGGCCGCAGCGACCGTTTTTACATCAAAGAATACGAAGCCGATACCAATCTGCGGTTGTGCCTGATCGTCGACGTCAGCGGGTCGATGAACTTTGGCATCAATGGAAGTCAGGAAGCTGGTAAAACAAAACTCGACTACGCCCGCAGCCTCGCGGGAACGCTGGCGTACCTGGCGGCGGGGCAGGGAGATTCCGTTGGGTTGTATTGCGCGGGTGAAAAGTTCAAGCGTGAGATCCGCCCCAAACGCAGCGCGGCTCATCTGAAGTTTGTCTTGGATGAACTGGGTGACATGAAGGCGGAAGGCGAAACAGGTTTGCCCGCGGCTTTGCATCAGGCGGCTGAGAAAATTGCTCAACGAGCTTTAGTCGTGATCATCTCGGACATGTTCGTCGATCCGGAAGAACTGCGCAGCTGCTTCCAGCACCTGCGCTTTCGCAAGCACGACGTGGCCGTATTCCATCTGCTGGAACAAAGCGAAATCGATTTCGAATTCGACCGCCCGGTGAAGTTTGTTGACCTCGAAGGTGCCGCTCCGATGCTGGTTGATCCCACAACGATCGCAAAACAATATCGAGCCGCCGTGCAGACGTATCTGGCCGACCTGAAAAAGATCGTGCGAGATTCGGCCGTGGATTATCACCGAGTCAGCATCGAAGAAAATTACGCTGAAGTGCTAGCGCGTTTTCTGCTGGCTCGAAAGAAGTAG
- a CDS encoding MFS transporter, with protein sequence MASDTPYVPPAVADVADGDVERPLKSDSAFSGLLATQFLGAFNDNYFKQMVLLKCTELAVVGSTNLQPLALAAFALPFVLFSGFGGWLSDRYSKRTIIVWCKVAEIAVMAASLVVLMLSGLSPAGQLKLLIVVLGFMGAQSAFFGPSKYGILPELFKHRQLLPVNGAIQMTTFLAIIFGTAIAGVALDHLGNSLWLCSMVAILIAVIGTATALLVRHTPVARPGLPFEPGNLFIPKDVRRLFRQKPSLFAAMMVMSLFWFIGGAAQPGVNNLGDLTLQLSKTRTSLLAASIGVGIAFGCVVAGFANKGGRADGTRWTTRGSWMIVGSLLLIALLGSGVVGRPPESRDQIQGLFHSLAVAAPVEWMLRLSMFLLGMSAGFFVIPIQVYIQEAPPAEQKGRLIGAMNVMTWIGILISAGFLWVTQQVIDALAGPEQAHQHQYATFLALAVLMIPVALFYRLPTDKPADERAD encoded by the coding sequence ATGGCTTCTGACACTCCATACGTGCCCCCCGCTGTTGCTGATGTTGCAGACGGCGACGTTGAGCGGCCGTTGAAATCCGATTCGGCATTCAGCGGCCTGCTGGCGACTCAGTTTCTGGGCGCTTTCAACGATAACTACTTCAAGCAGATGGTGTTGCTGAAGTGTACGGAACTGGCCGTCGTCGGCAGCACGAACCTGCAGCCATTGGCTCTGGCGGCGTTTGCGTTGCCGTTTGTACTGTTCTCAGGATTCGGCGGCTGGCTGTCTGATCGGTATTCCAAACGCACCATCATCGTGTGGTGCAAGGTGGCTGAAATCGCCGTGATGGCAGCATCGCTGGTGGTGCTGATGCTCTCTGGCCTTTCGCCCGCCGGGCAGCTCAAACTGTTAATCGTGGTGCTGGGCTTCATGGGAGCTCAAAGCGCATTCTTCGGGCCGTCGAAGTATGGAATCCTTCCTGAACTGTTCAAACATCGCCAACTGCTGCCCGTGAACGGCGCAATTCAGATGACCACGTTTCTGGCGATCATCTTTGGTACTGCGATCGCTGGCGTGGCTCTGGATCATCTCGGAAATTCGCTTTGGTTGTGCAGCATGGTCGCCATTCTGATTGCTGTGATCGGTACGGCCACCGCGCTGCTGGTTCGGCACACTCCTGTTGCGAGACCTGGGCTGCCATTTGAACCGGGCAACCTGTTCATTCCCAAAGACGTACGCCGATTGTTCCGTCAGAAGCCATCTCTGTTTGCGGCAATGATGGTGATGTCGCTGTTCTGGTTTATCGGCGGGGCCGCTCAACCAGGCGTCAACAACCTTGGCGACCTCACGCTGCAACTTAGCAAGACGCGAACCAGCCTGCTGGCGGCATCAATCGGCGTGGGAATCGCGTTCGGCTGTGTGGTTGCCGGGTTCGCCAACAAAGGCGGCCGCGCTGATGGAACTCGCTGGACAACGCGTGGAAGCTGGATGATTGTTGGTTCGCTGTTGCTGATCGCTTTGCTCGGCAGCGGAGTTGTCGGGCGGCCGCCGGAAAGTCGGGATCAGATTCAGGGCTTGTTTCACAGTCTGGCGGTGGCTGCGCCGGTCGAATGGATGCTGCGGTTGAGCATGTTTTTGCTGGGCATGTCGGCAGGCTTCTTTGTAATCCCCATTCAGGTTTACATTCAGGAAGCGCCGCCCGCCGAACAAAAGGGACGACTGATAGGCGCAATGAATGTGATGACGTGGATCGGCATTCTGATTTCGGCCGGGTTCCTGTGGGTGACGCAACAGGTGATCGACGCATTAGCCGGACCCGAGCAAGCTCACCAACATCAGTACGCCACATTTTTAGCGTTGGCGGTGTTGATGATCCCCGTCGCGCTGTTCTATCGGCTACCTACCGATAAACCGGCCGACGAGCGGGCCGACTAA
- a CDS encoding DotU family type IV/VI secretion system protein, which yields MANTVISLAEPFFLKVLGLLEQAAPDGQQLHKLQRQLTADLQAIEQKVNSGLVGGISAGEWMTIKRVLVYWADEVLTNHIRDWDDYTLEQEYFGEQNRAWKFYVEGEEAVPTAGSEVAELFYLAIVLGFVGDIEDAFKEELRTDMPGGHQDENEARRYWATQLQRRIRHESPGDIQGEPLEGDVEPLSTGGFWKSGMAALLITSLIFLIVLGWRFLGDD from the coding sequence ATGGCAAATACCGTTATCAGCCTTGCTGAGCCCTTCTTTCTGAAAGTCCTTGGACTGCTGGAACAAGCTGCGCCCGATGGGCAGCAGTTGCACAAATTGCAGCGGCAGTTGACCGCCGACCTGCAGGCGATCGAGCAGAAAGTGAACTCCGGACTCGTCGGTGGAATCTCCGCCGGCGAATGGATGACGATCAAACGAGTGCTGGTGTACTGGGCCGATGAAGTTCTGACGAATCACATTCGCGACTGGGACGATTACACGCTGGAGCAGGAATACTTCGGCGAACAGAACCGAGCGTGGAAGTTTTACGTCGAAGGTGAAGAAGCAGTCCCGACGGCGGGCAGCGAAGTGGCCGAGCTTTTTTATCTGGCCATCGTGCTGGGCTTTGTCGGCGACATTGAAGACGCCTTCAAAGAAGAACTTCGCACGGACATGCCAGGCGGCCATCAGGACGAAAACGAAGCTCGCCGCTACTGGGCCACTCAATTGCAACGCCGCATTCGCCACGAATCACCGGGCGACATTCAGGGCGAACCGCTGGAAGGCGACGTCGAACCTTTAAGCACAGGCGGCTTCTGGAAGTCCGGCATGGCGGCCCTGCTGATCACATCACTCATTTTTCTGATCGTGCTTGGCTGGCGGTTCCTTGGCGACGATTAG
- the tssK gene encoding type VI secretion system baseplate subunit TssK, whose amino-acid sequence MGSDSVLWGEGLFLRPHHFQAIERLSHDSSYISNVWETPFFYGLHRLEIDQDALSNWRVSLSECHLRFKDGTQLRFPQDAHISPVDIPKTMFAKSDSRVRVYVGVSELRRGVSNASHENDPSARYLRHAENVEDENVAGNPQELEFRKLNPQILIGTDAARGFDAIPIMQLRLGATAEAPPQIDPDYIPPLLVKEAWAPLESFVRSVYDRLGATAEQFSRQMIDRGVAFASGHKEDLERILHLHSVNTALGGLAHFPFTPGIHPFRVYEGLCRAVGSLAIFRKARRLPELPHYDHDNIGPALARLRDLLDIEPEQSTDYERVPFSSEGFQMSVRLKAEWLEPTWAFYIGVEGETTFSRVTELLSERELGMKVGSSEEVDKIYSRGRRGVRIMPVGDAPRAFPRSNWHYFRVDREGAWDSVERSLNLGIRFNERRVEKQVNGENRIDVSDRETGNLVSLAFSLFAIKNSSSS is encoded by the coding sequence ATGGGATCAGATTCCGTTCTCTGGGGTGAAGGGCTGTTCTTGCGCCCGCATCACTTTCAGGCGATTGAACGGCTTTCGCACGATAGTTCTTATATTTCGAACGTGTGGGAAACGCCCTTCTTTTATGGGTTGCACCGCCTCGAAATCGATCAGGACGCTTTGTCCAACTGGCGTGTGTCACTGTCCGAATGTCATCTGCGATTCAAAGACGGCACTCAATTGCGCTTTCCTCAGGACGCGCACATTTCGCCTGTTGACATCCCCAAAACTATGTTCGCGAAATCCGATTCGCGGGTTCGCGTGTATGTGGGCGTGTCAGAATTGCGGCGAGGCGTGTCGAACGCGTCTCACGAAAACGATCCGTCGGCCAGATACCTGCGCCATGCAGAAAATGTCGAAGACGAAAACGTGGCCGGCAATCCGCAGGAACTGGAGTTCCGAAAACTGAACCCTCAAATCCTGATCGGCACCGATGCCGCGCGCGGGTTCGATGCCATCCCCATCATGCAGCTTCGACTCGGCGCCACTGCCGAAGCGCCACCACAAATCGATCCTGATTACATTCCGCCACTGTTGGTTAAGGAAGCCTGGGCACCGTTGGAAAGCTTTGTCCGGTCTGTGTACGACCGTCTTGGTGCCACGGCCGAACAGTTTTCTCGCCAGATGATTGACCGGGGCGTGGCTTTCGCCAGCGGTCACAAAGAAGACCTCGAACGCATTCTGCACCTGCATTCTGTGAACACAGCGCTGGGCGGCCTGGCTCATTTTCCATTCACGCCTGGCATTCATCCGTTTCGAGTTTACGAAGGGCTTTGTCGAGCCGTCGGCAGTCTCGCGATATTCCGCAAGGCGCGGCGATTACCGGAATTGCCTCATTACGACCACGACAACATCGGTCCCGCGTTAGCTCGACTACGTGATCTGCTGGATATCGAACCGGAACAATCCACGGACTACGAACGAGTTCCGTTTTCGTCCGAAGGCTTCCAGATGTCTGTGCGTTTGAAGGCCGAATGGCTGGAACCCACATGGGCATTTTATATCGGCGTCGAAGGCGAAACCACTTTCAGTCGCGTGACCGAACTTTTGTCTGAGCGCGAACTGGGCATGAAGGTAGGCAGCTCAGAAGAGGTCGATAAAATATACAGCCGTGGCCGCCGTGGCGTTCGCATTATGCCGGTCGGTGATGCTCCGCGCGCGTTTCCGCGTTCGAATTGGCATTATTTTCGAGTCGACCGCGAAGGCGCGTGGGACAGTGTAGAACGCAGTCTGAACCTGGGCATTCGCTTTAACGAACGCCGCGTGGAAAAACAGGTCAACGGCGAAAACCGAATCGACGTGTCAGACCGGGAAACCGGTAATCTGGTGTCGCTGGCGTTTTCACTGTTTGCTATTAAGAATTCGTCGTCGAGCTAG
- a CDS encoding sigma-70 family RNA polymerase sigma factor yields MKTNDSSPTPELIHSCQGLVRSIAWKVHQKVPRSVELDDLIGFGQVGLAEAARDFDQNRGVQFTTYAYYRVRGAILDGLSTMAWFSKADYARGRYERNANDVLEASPSDAQSEDTNWFGQTARSLSMTYIMTQWAGEGVGSPEPSEDYTPSDAAEDADLRTEIRKLVEELPDQEATLIKGIYFEGLTIKDAGERIGISKAWASRLHARTLHSLALRMTDSDD; encoded by the coding sequence ATGAAGACCAACGACTCCAGCCCCACGCCCGAATTGATTCACAGTTGTCAGGGTTTGGTTCGGTCCATTGCATGGAAGGTGCACCAGAAGGTGCCTCGAAGTGTTGAACTGGACGACCTTATCGGGTTTGGCCAGGTCGGGCTGGCAGAAGCAGCGCGAGACTTCGATCAGAACCGCGGGGTGCAGTTCACAACCTACGCCTACTACCGAGTTCGCGGCGCGATACTTGATGGTTTGTCCACCATGGCGTGGTTCAGCAAAGCGGATTACGCGCGCGGCCGCTACGAACGTAACGCAAACGACGTGCTGGAAGCGTCCCCCAGTGACGCTCAGTCTGAAGATACCAACTGGTTTGGCCAGACAGCGCGATCTCTGTCCATGACCTACATTATGACCCAATGGGCTGGCGAAGGTGTCGGCAGCCCAGAGCCATCCGAAGACTATACGCCGTCCGACGCTGCCGAAGACGCCGACCTGCGAACGGAAATTCGAAAGCTGGTCGAAGAATTGCCCGACCAGGAAGCCACTTTAATCAAAGGGATCTACTTTGAAGGTTTGACGATTAAAGATGCGGGTGAACGGATCGGTATCAGCAAGGCGTGGGCCAGCCGGCTACACGCACGCACGTTGCATTCCCTTGCATTGAGAATGACAGACAGCGATGATTGA
- the tssA gene encoding type VI secretion system protein TssA: MSLELDIPTLLTPFDGEFRGGVDLRDDDDPNNLYRQVRDARKDARDQETQADLQGESSSDAIRQWREVWSNGQEYLQTVAKDLEIVAYMIEASVRLGGIGGLAQSLNLTRELIENFWGEGELLPTPDEDGIETTILPIARLNGDAISYPLLRVPMTDDTSVGEFVVWQHTQARQLDSMSSEERDQRIARGAVTSELFNRAVAETTDEFYQNLSAEIEQAKAAVTALNQTFLEKAGEEDAPNLSRFTATLEEAEQVLKQVAGARLIDSDSDGESGDGEEAASDGGAVAAPSGGGSGGGGNRGEISNRNEAIEALEKVALWFERHEPQSILPAEIRKAKRRARMTPQELYMDLIADETVRGELFKDVGIEAPAEED; the protein is encoded by the coding sequence ATGAGTCTTGAACTGGATATTCCAACTCTATTAACACCTTTTGATGGTGAATTCCGTGGGGGCGTCGATCTTCGTGATGACGATGATCCCAATAACCTGTATCGCCAGGTGCGTGATGCGCGCAAAGACGCGCGTGACCAGGAAACTCAGGCCGACCTTCAGGGAGAGTCTTCCTCAGACGCCATCCGTCAATGGCGGGAAGTGTGGAGTAACGGGCAGGAGTACCTGCAGACGGTGGCGAAAGACCTGGAAATCGTCGCCTATATGATTGAAGCGTCGGTGCGTCTTGGCGGGATCGGCGGGCTGGCTCAGTCGCTGAATCTGACGCGAGAACTGATCGAAAACTTCTGGGGCGAAGGCGAACTGCTGCCCACGCCGGACGAGGACGGAATCGAAACCACGATCCTCCCGATCGCACGACTTAATGGAGACGCAATCTCCTATCCGTTGCTGCGAGTTCCGATGACGGACGACACGTCGGTTGGCGAATTTGTTGTCTGGCAACACACTCAGGCCCGCCAACTGGATTCGATGAGTTCCGAAGAGCGCGATCAGCGCATCGCGCGAGGTGCTGTTACGTCCGAACTGTTTAATAGAGCAGTGGCGGAAACGACAGACGAATTCTATCAGAACCTCTCCGCAGAAATTGAGCAGGCGAAGGCAGCGGTCACCGCACTGAATCAGACCTTCCTTGAAAAAGCGGGCGAAGAAGACGCGCCGAATCTGTCTCGATTTACCGCAACACTGGAAGAGGCGGAACAGGTTCTGAAGCAGGTCGCGGGAGCTCGCTTAATCGATTCGGATTCGGACGGCGAATCCGGCGATGGTGAAGAAGCTGCGTCTGATGGTGGTGCTGTTGCTGCTCCGAGCGGCGGCGGCAGTGGAGGTGGCGGCAATCGCGGTGAAATCTCGAATCGCAACGAAGCCATCGAAGCATTGGAGAAAGTGGCTTTGTGGTTTGAACGTCACGAACCTCAAAGCATCCTTCCGGCCGAAATCCGAAAGGCCAAGCGGCGAGCTCGAATGACGCCACAGGAATTGTACATGGATCTAATCGCGGACGAGACGGTTCGCGGTGAGTTGTTTAAGGACGTCGGCATTGAAGCACCGGCAGAGGAAGATTGA
- the tssB gene encoding type VI secretion system contractile sheath small subunit — MAKSSIQHKLDRVRKPRVHITYDVEIGDAVVKKELPFVMGVMGDFSGNPTKKPDSLSKRKFANIDRDNFDDVMAKISPELNMRVKNTLEGGDKEMGVQLNFKSMEDFEPGKVVEQVPALKALLESRNKLRDLLTQMDQSEDLEALMEQVLSDTAKVQAAAGELGVEAPSAGGDDSEGGE; from the coding sequence ATGGCTAAATCGTCTATTCAGCACAAACTGGATCGCGTGCGAAAGCCGCGCGTCCATATCACGTACGACGTCGAAATCGGCGACGCAGTGGTCAAGAAAGAACTGCCCTTTGTGATGGGGGTGATGGGAGACTTCAGCGGCAACCCCACCAAAAAGCCCGATTCGCTGAGCAAACGAAAATTCGCCAACATCGACCGCGACAACTTCGACGACGTGATGGCAAAAATCAGTCCCGAACTGAACATGCGTGTCAAAAACACGCTGGAAGGCGGCGACAAGGAAATGGGAGTTCAACTGAACTTCAAATCCATGGAAGACTTCGAACCGGGCAAGGTTGTCGAACAGGTTCCAGCGCTGAAGGCACTGTTGGAATCTCGCAACAAACTGCGTGACCTGTTGACTCAGATGGACCAGTCGGAAGACCTGGAAGCGTTGATGGAACAGGTGTTAAGTGACACCGCGAAAGTACAGGCAGCGGCTGGTGAATTGGGTGTGGAAGCACCGTCTGCCGGTGGCGATGACAGCGAAGGGGGTGAATGA
- the tssC gene encoding type VI secretion system contractile sheath large subunit produces the protein MSAGEQEAQAEAGAEESGSILDSMLSAMPKVVERDEGSDMVKNLIGVAMSGTMTWDKSCTKTLSAAIGALDQKLSEQLAAVMQHEQFQKLEGSWRGLHHLVMNSETSKQLKLRVLNVSKREVFKDLDKAIEFDQSVLFKKLYEDEFGMPGGEPFGSLVGDFEFTNHPEDIDLLEKISGVCAAAHCPFISAASPNLFGMESWEELSKPRDIEKIFMSAKHTKWNSFRDSEDSRYVTLVLPRVLARLPYGNNTKPIDEFEYEEFELDEHGDSKPTSHEKYTWMNAAYVMGTNMTNAFAQTAWCTAIRGVENGGTVEGLPVHNFVSDDGDIDTKCPTEIGITDRREAELSKEGFLPLCHFKNTDYSVFFGAQTTQRPKKYDTDEATANAAISARLPYIMAASRIAHFLKCIARDKIGSFMERSDMEDFLKRWIANYVLDDPKASAEMKAKYPLAEADISVEEIPGAPGSYNAVALLRPWLQLEELTTSLRMVAKLPQKA, from the coding sequence ATGAGTGCAGGAGAACAAGAAGCACAAGCAGAAGCCGGCGCGGAAGAATCCGGCAGTATTCTGGACAGCATGCTGTCAGCAATGCCTAAAGTAGTAGAACGCGACGAAGGCTCCGACATGGTGAAAAACCTGATCGGCGTCGCGATGTCCGGCACGATGACGTGGGACAAAAGCTGTACCAAGACGCTGTCGGCGGCCATCGGTGCCCTCGACCAAAAGCTGTCAGAACAGCTGGCCGCTGTCATGCAGCACGAACAGTTCCAAAAGCTGGAAGGATCGTGGCGAGGTTTGCATCACCTGGTGATGAATTCCGAAACCAGCAAGCAGCTGAAACTACGCGTGCTGAACGTGTCAAAACGCGAAGTCTTCAAGGACCTGGACAAGGCGATTGAATTCGACCAGAGCGTCCTGTTCAAAAAGCTGTATGAAGACGAATTCGGCATGCCCGGCGGTGAGCCCTTCGGTTCGCTGGTTGGCGACTTCGAATTCACCAACCACCCGGAAGACATCGACCTGCTCGAAAAGATCTCCGGTGTTTGCGCGGCTGCTCATTGCCCGTTCATTTCGGCCGCATCGCCAAACCTGTTTGGCATGGAATCCTGGGAAGAACTTTCGAAGCCACGCGACATCGAAAAGATCTTCATGAGTGCCAAGCACACGAAGTGGAATTCGTTCCGCGATTCAGAAGATTCTCGCTACGTCACGTTGGTGCTGCCACGAGTCCTGGCTCGACTGCCTTATGGCAACAACACCAAGCCAATCGACGAATTCGAATACGAAGAATTCGAACTCGACGAACATGGTGATTCCAAGCCGACCAGCCACGAGAAATATACGTGGATGAACGCCGCCTACGTCATGGGTACCAACATGACCAACGCGTTTGCACAAACCGCATGGTGTACGGCCATTCGTGGTGTGGAAAACGGCGGTACGGTCGAAGGTCTGCCGGTGCACAACTTTGTCAGTGACGATGGCGACATCGACACCAAGTGCCCGACAGAAATCGGCATCACAGACCGCCGTGAAGCGGAACTCAGCAAAGAAGGCTTCCTGCCGCTGTGTCACTTCAAGAACACGGACTACTCCGTCTTCTTTGGTGCACAGACGACGCAGCGCCCCAAAAAGTACGACACCGACGAAGCGACAGCCAACGCCGCCATTTCCGCTCGCCTGCCGTACATCATGGCTGCTTCGCGAATCGCTCACTTCCTGAAGTGTATCGCTCGCGACAAGATTGGTTCCTTTATGGAACGCAGCGACATGGAAGACTTCCTGAAACGCTGGATCGCTAACTACGTGCTGGACGATCCAAAAGCTTCGGCCGAAATGAAGGCCAAATACCCACTGGCAGAAGCGGATATTTCCGTGGAAGAGATTCCCGGTGCGCCCGGATCTTACAATGCTGTTGCATTGCTAAGACCATGGTTGCAACTGGAAGAACTAACCACGTCGCTTCGTATGGTCGCCAAGCTTCCTCAGAAAGCTTAG